A genomic stretch from Mastacembelus armatus chromosome 7, fMasArm1.2, whole genome shotgun sequence includes:
- the ogfr gene encoding opioid growth factor receptor isoform X1 → MEDDCVCEYDSTWDTESDGDDPAGECEIRRSSQDKNKSGWTLVTWHHTPRNMRAAKDMQNYRRGYPNLTDDECSEDKMNNLQFYLNKFPSAPDDVYIDSFLKEWKNDYKRLERVHSYIQWLFPLREPGVNYMASELTKKEIEAFKKNEDAKKRLVESYELMLGFYGIRLVNKETGEVKRAENWKERFGNLERCLVSHRNMHNNLRITRILKSLGELGFEHYQAPLVRFFLEETLVKKTLSSVKRSVLDYFLFAVLDKQKRQELVRFAYLHFEPKDKFVWCPRKIQKQFKKAEKRADAVGNGEGKDEVYSQGKGRDGEDALDVTKSQKGTDKPASKDKNKSSETSPEPKPEVEIVGNGNAKAECNNEILGNGNNSTDDVDEMDQSPTLDLVTAKPQASVNKEDKFTNSLQDNVQEPDNSMLTDGDTDTEKPPKKKREDKVRPSDGPARDLAGGQTEDKAAATKATGRTSPSAQTLLKTSKHSPSLSLGREEKIPRTDFKQSDKKEEEDTSQENVSATKGSLTSTKQHMDEQTNGKESDDIVMESYPSTSDQNVGNS, encoded by the exons TGGCATCACACGCCCAGAAACATGAGGGCAGCAAAGGACATGCAGAACTACAGAAGAGGATACCCA aacCTTACAGATGATGAGTGCTCagaagacaaaatgaacaatttGCAGTTTTATCTCAATAAATTCCCCTCTGCTCCTGATG ATGTCTACATTGACTCGTTTCTTAAGGAATGGAAAAATGACTACAAAAGACTGGAACGGGTTCACTCCTACATTCAGTG GTTATTTCCGCTGCGAGAACCGGGCGTTAATTACATGGCTTCAGAACTCACCAAGAAGGAAATTGAG GCCTTTAAGAAGAATGAGGATGCCAAAAAGCGACTAGTCGAGTCCTATGAACTCATGTTGGGTTTCTATGGCATTCGTTTGGTCAATAAAGAGACAGGTGAAGTAAAACGTGCAGAAAATTGGAAGGAGCGCTTTGGAAACCTGGAGcg CTGTCTCGTCTCTCACAGGAATATGCACAACAACCTGCGCATCACTCGCATCCTGAAGAGCCTTGGGGAGCTGGGATTTGAGCACTATCAGGCCCCACTTGTGCGCTTCTTTCTGGAAGAGACTCTAGTCAAGAAAACCCTTAGCAGTGTTAAACGCAGCGTACTCGACTACtttctgtttgctgtgctgGACAAGCAGAAACGTCAGGAGCTTGTGCGCTTTGCTTACCTTCACTTTGAGCCAAAGGATAAGTTTGTGTGGTGTCCCCGAAAGATTCAGAAACAGTTTAAGAAGGCAGAGAAAAGAGCTGATGCTGTTGGGAATGGAGAAGGAAAGGATGAAGTGTATTCACAGGGTaaaggcagagatggagaggatGCACTGGATGTTACGAAGTCTCAGAAAGGAACAGATAAACCGgcaagcaaagacaaaaacaaatcatctgaGACATCCCCTGAGCCAAAACCAGAAGTTGAGATTGTCGGAAATGGAAATGCAAAGGCTGAGTGTAATAATGAAATTCTGGGAAATGGGAATAACTCTACAGATGATGTTGATGAAATGGATCAGTCACCCACTCTTGACTTAGTGACTGCAAAACCCCAGGCCAGTGTGAATAAGGAGGACAAATTTACCAACAGCTTGCAGGATAACGTCCAGGAACCAGACAACAGTATGCTAACAGATGGggacacagacactgaaaaaccaccgaagaagaaaagagaagataAGGTGCGGCCAAGCGATGGCCCTGCTAGGGACTTGGCTGGTGGGCAGACGGAGGATAAAGCTGCTGCTACTAAAGCCACTGGTCGAACAAGCCCTTCAGCGCAAACCCTCCTGAAGACGTCCAAACACTCACCCTCTCTTTCTTTGGGAAGGGAGGAAAAAATCCCAAGGACTGATTTTAAACAGTCAGataaaaaggaagaggaagacaCGTCGCAGGAAAATGTGTCAGCAACAAAAGGGTCATTGACGAGCACCAAGCAACACATGGATGAACAGACAAATGGAAAAGAGTCAGATGACATAGTTATGGAATCATATCCGTCAACCTCAGACCAAAATGTTGGGAATTCATGA
- the ogfr gene encoding opioid growth factor receptor isoform X2, whose product MEDDCVCEYDSTWDTESDGDDPAGECEIRRSSQDKNKSGWTLVTWHHTPRNMRAAKDMQNYRRGYPNLTDDECSEDKMNNLQFYLNKFPSAPDDVYIDSFLKEWKNDYKRLERVHSYIQWLFPLREPGVNYMASELTKKEIEAFKKNEDAKKRLVESYELMLGFYGIRLVNKETGEVKRAENWKERFGNLERNMHNNLRITRILKSLGELGFEHYQAPLVRFFLEETLVKKTLSSVKRSVLDYFLFAVLDKQKRQELVRFAYLHFEPKDKFVWCPRKIQKQFKKAEKRADAVGNGEGKDEVYSQGKGRDGEDALDVTKSQKGTDKPASKDKNKSSETSPEPKPEVEIVGNGNAKAECNNEILGNGNNSTDDVDEMDQSPTLDLVTAKPQASVNKEDKFTNSLQDNVQEPDNSMLTDGDTDTEKPPKKKREDKVRPSDGPARDLAGGQTEDKAAATKATGRTSPSAQTLLKTSKHSPSLSLGREEKIPRTDFKQSDKKEEEDTSQENVSATKGSLTSTKQHMDEQTNGKESDDIVMESYPSTSDQNVGNS is encoded by the exons TGGCATCACACGCCCAGAAACATGAGGGCAGCAAAGGACATGCAGAACTACAGAAGAGGATACCCA aacCTTACAGATGATGAGTGCTCagaagacaaaatgaacaatttGCAGTTTTATCTCAATAAATTCCCCTCTGCTCCTGATG ATGTCTACATTGACTCGTTTCTTAAGGAATGGAAAAATGACTACAAAAGACTGGAACGGGTTCACTCCTACATTCAGTG GTTATTTCCGCTGCGAGAACCGGGCGTTAATTACATGGCTTCAGAACTCACCAAGAAGGAAATTGAG GCCTTTAAGAAGAATGAGGATGCCAAAAAGCGACTAGTCGAGTCCTATGAACTCATGTTGGGTTTCTATGGCATTCGTTTGGTCAATAAAGAGACAGGTGAAGTAAAACGTGCAGAAAATTGGAAGGAGCGCTTTGGAAACCTGGAGcg GAATATGCACAACAACCTGCGCATCACTCGCATCCTGAAGAGCCTTGGGGAGCTGGGATTTGAGCACTATCAGGCCCCACTTGTGCGCTTCTTTCTGGAAGAGACTCTAGTCAAGAAAACCCTTAGCAGTGTTAAACGCAGCGTACTCGACTACtttctgtttgctgtgctgGACAAGCAGAAACGTCAGGAGCTTGTGCGCTTTGCTTACCTTCACTTTGAGCCAAAGGATAAGTTTGTGTGGTGTCCCCGAAAGATTCAGAAACAGTTTAAGAAGGCAGAGAAAAGAGCTGATGCTGTTGGGAATGGAGAAGGAAAGGATGAAGTGTATTCACAGGGTaaaggcagagatggagaggatGCACTGGATGTTACGAAGTCTCAGAAAGGAACAGATAAACCGgcaagcaaagacaaaaacaaatcatctgaGACATCCCCTGAGCCAAAACCAGAAGTTGAGATTGTCGGAAATGGAAATGCAAAGGCTGAGTGTAATAATGAAATTCTGGGAAATGGGAATAACTCTACAGATGATGTTGATGAAATGGATCAGTCACCCACTCTTGACTTAGTGACTGCAAAACCCCAGGCCAGTGTGAATAAGGAGGACAAATTTACCAACAGCTTGCAGGATAACGTCCAGGAACCAGACAACAGTATGCTAACAGATGGggacacagacactgaaaaaccaccgaagaagaaaagagaagataAGGTGCGGCCAAGCGATGGCCCTGCTAGGGACTTGGCTGGTGGGCAGACGGAGGATAAAGCTGCTGCTACTAAAGCCACTGGTCGAACAAGCCCTTCAGCGCAAACCCTCCTGAAGACGTCCAAACACTCACCCTCTCTTTCTTTGGGAAGGGAGGAAAAAATCCCAAGGACTGATTTTAAACAGTCAGataaaaaggaagaggaagacaCGTCGCAGGAAAATGTGTCAGCAACAAAAGGGTCATTGACGAGCACCAAGCAACACATGGATGAACAGACAAATGGAAAAGAGTCAGATGACATAGTTATGGAATCATATCCGTCAACCTCAGACCAAAATGTTGGGAATTCATGA
- the col9a3 gene encoding collagen alpha-3(IX) chain, whose product MAVFSAVWVLLLCQLLTSSSAQRPGPRGTNGPPGPPGPPGKDGTDGKPGPPGLPGKPGPKGKAGLPGAKGKLGLPGLPGVDGLTGPDGPAGKDGPPGEAGEPGPPGPPGPPGRGRPGAPGLPGTNGLPGGVGPQGPPGPEGLSGLPGPPGPDGPPGLPGTLHDLSGELLCPAICPPGPPGPPGMPGFKGHTGHKGDKGEPGKNGEKGDPGPPGPPGISGPVGLQGPRGLRGLQGPMGSVGDRGFPGFRGKPGIPGIIGKTGDTGEKGPHGFKGPKGEIGKIGPKGAPGGPGPKGEPGIPGRDGKDGTPGLDGEKGDAGRHGMVGEKGPNGLPGLQGKAGAKGSKGEVGESGKPGETGPSGEPGIPGEIGVPGERGIAGPRGVAGGIGPVGNPGPQGVRGFQGVTGGLGDPGLPGPTGIRGEFGERGPVGASGAKGDMGVAGSDGLPGENGEPGPFGPVGQKGEPGKQGELGPKGVIGPQGELGARGLPGKQGSMGFQGEQGLPGIAGKTGVPGKLASEQHIRELCGSMIDDQIAQLAANLRRPLAPGMVGRPGPPGLPGKPGVAGSIGHPGARGPPGYRGLPGELGDPGPRGDMGEPGDKGSIGRAIDGPTGDQGNQGLPGVPGIVKDGRDGSPGDPGEPGEPGRVGRTGHQGPPGICDTSACQGPSVAGKSSNPKNN is encoded by the exons ATGGCGGTGTTCTCTGCTGTTTGGGTGCTTTTACTGTGCCAGCTTTTGACATCATCCTCAGCCCAG AGGCCGGGCCCCAGAGGAACTAATGGACCACCGGGACCCCCAGGACCTCCAGGAAAGGATGGCACAGAT GGCAAACCTGGGCCTCCTGGACTGCCAGGGAAACCA ggtCCCAAAGGGAAAGCAGGACTACCAGGAGCAAAAGGAAAACTAGGCCTGCCAGGACTTCCAGGGGTAGAT GGTTTGACAGGTCCTGATGGTCCTGCTGGGAAAGATGGACCCCCAGGGGAAGCA GGTGAACCTGGACCTCCTGGGCCACCTGGACCTCCT GGCAGAGGGAGACCAGGAGCTCCA GGACTACCTGGAACCAACGGGTTGCCAGGCGGAGTTGGACCTCAGGGTCCACCA GGTCCCGAAGGTCTTTCAGGACTTCCTGGCCCTCCAGGCCCAGATGGGCCCCCA GGTCTTCCTGGCACTCTTCATGATCTCAGTGGTGAACTTCTG TGTCCTGCAATCTGCCCACCTGGTCCCCCTGGTCCCCCTGGGATGCCAGGATTCAAG GGTCACACAGGACATAAAGGAGACAAAGGAGAGCCTGGGAAAAATGGAGAGAAG GGTGACCCTGGCCCACCGGGCCCACCAGGTATTTCCGGCCCTGTGGGTCTGCAG GGTCCACGTGGTCTGAGAGGTTTACAAGGTCCAATGGGATCTGTGGGAGACAGA GGCTTCCCAGGTTTCAGAGGCAAACCTGGCATCCCTGGCATCATTGGCAAGACA GGTGACACTGGAGAAAAAGGACCACATGGGTTCAAAGGGCCCAAAGGAGAAATT GGTAAAATTGGTCCCAAAGGAGCTCCAGGGGGACCCGGACCCAAAGGGGAGCCT GGTATTCCTGGCAGAGATGGCAAAGATGGTACACCAGGATTAGATGGCGAGAAG GGTGATGCCGGACGCCATGGAATGGTTGGAGAGAAAGGACCAAATGGCCTTCCT GGTCTGCAAGGAAAGGCTGGTGCAAAGGGATCTAAAGGAGAAGTT GGTGAATCAGGGAAACCTGGGGAGACAGGACCCTCTGGAGAGCCAGGTATTCCT GGTGAGATAGGCGTCCCAGGAGAGAGGGGCATAGCAGGACCTAGAGGAGTGGCT GGAGGCATTGGACCAGTGGGCAACCCTGGGCCTCAGGGAGTGAGAGGCTTTCAG GGGGTGACTGGAGGTTTGGGGGATCCAGGTCTTCCAGGTCCAACAGGAATCCGTGGCGAGTTTGGTGAAAGG GGTCCAGTTGGAGCTTCTGGAGCCAAAGGAGACATG GGTGTGGCAGGAAGTGATGGTTTACCAGGAGAGAATGGGGAACCT GGTCCTTTTGGGCCAGTTGGACAAAAAGGCGAG CCAGGGAAGCAGGGTGAACTAGGACCTAAGGGCGTGATAGGTCCACAAGGTGAGCTCGGGGCAAGAGGGCTTCCGGGAAAACAAGGATCAATGGGCTTCCAGGGAGAACAGGGTCTGCCTGGAATTGCGGGAAAGACAGGTGTACCc GGTAAATTGGCAAGTGAGCAGCACATCAGAGAGCTGTGTGGCTCAATGATCGATG ATCAGATTGCACAGTTAGCAGCCAATCTTCGAAGACCCCTGGCCCCTGGAATGGTGGGCCGCCCAGGCCCTCCTGGACTTCCAGGAAAGCCAGGAGTTGCTGGCTCTATTGGGCATCCGGGTGCCCGTGGGCCACCAGGCTACAGAGGCCTACCAGGAGAACTTGGAGACCCTGGTCCCAGAG GTGATATGGGTGAGCCAGGAGATAAGGGATCCATTGGCAGGGCCATAGATGGACCAACTGGAGACCAAGGAAACCAAG GTCTTCCAGGAGTACCTGGCATTGTCAAAGATGGCCGTGATGGATCTCCAGGAGATCCAGGTGAGCCTGGAGAGCCAGGCAGGGTAGGTAGGACTGGGCACCAGGGACCTCCTGGAATCTGTGATACATCAGCCTGCCAGGGACCATCAGTTGCTGGGAAATCCTCCAACcccaaaaacaattaa
- the LOC113146163 gene encoding transcription factor-like 5 protein, translating into MVCSDGNVKQVKCFLISLPYLESGMSSFSSVCKTIHMSPSSREHACGSTGLLFSQIGLVTHNQGQMLGTEHGLMDMTDTDYTHLQHLIQTHMEPQGGPPDGPDARCPPASAMIKETTGSTAISPFTAAQAIDLSTSTDEHCHVMPGERTPPSYGEVPTFVMARLIGEDSPNDPPLSSSSSSQKPSRPAARVCLEKRFNTMSADTLRQQDIQSAVLSNFLTMLQQSAEAQEAVKHPQMQKWMKTDRASHLEVSNPYVGGVFNPVTNTCGQVIGHIPQIMEPNKHQGLIFPKSFSFNFLPERIITKAHYTSSSNLTEEQRLVNKENDMVRLAATRKHGRAHSSQPMKAAEAAQGSTGEAESSSRKRTQPAMSLSQRKERHNSKERERRKRIRLFCDELNVLVPFCDSDTDKVTTLQWTTAFLRYINKTYGDTFKEEFQKSFIDEKGLFLKSGPSVQDFNHPEIDKTMSIPFVVEQ; encoded by the exons ATGGTCTGTTCTGATGGAAATGTTAAACAAGTAAAATGTTTCTTGATATCACTCCCATATCTAGAGTCAGGGATGTCATCCTTTTCCTCAGTTTGTAAAACCATCCATATGTCACCTTCATCCAGAGAACACGCCTGCGGCTCTACTGGACTGCTTTTCAGCCAAATTGGTCTTGTGACACATAACCAGGGGCAGATGTTGGGGACTGAGCACGGTCTGATGGACATGACAGACACAGACTACACACATCTTCAGCACCTTATCCAAACTCACATGGAGCCACAAGGTGGGCCTCCAGATGGACCAGATGCCAGATGTCCCCCTGCTTCAGCGATGATAAAAGAGACCACTGGATCCACAGCAATTTCTCCCTTCACAGCCGCTCAAGCTATAGACCTGTCGACTTCGACTGATGAACACTGTCATGTGATGCCAGGAGAAAGGACTCCACCTTCTTACGGAGAAGTCCCAACTTTTGTTATGGCCAGACTCATAGGAGAAGACAGTCCAAATGATCCACCTCTCAGCAGCAGTTCATCTTCACAGAAGCCATCCAGACCAGCTGCTAGAGTTTGCTTGGAGAAAAGGTTTAACACAATGTCTGCTGACACCCTAAGACAGCAAGATATTCAGTCAGCAGTTCTCAGCAA ttttttgacAATGCTTCAACAATCTGCAGAGGCTCAAGAGGCAGTCAAACATCCTCAGATGCAGAAGTGGATGAAAACTGACAGAGCAAGTCATTTGGAGGTTTCCAACCCATATGTAGGGGGTGTATTTAACCCAGTCACCAACACTTGTGGTCAA GTGATTGGCCATATTCCTCAAATTATGGAACCTAACAAGCACCAAGGTTTAATCTTTCCCAagagtttttcatttaattttctccCAGAGAGAATTATTACAAAGGCCCACTATACTAGTAGCAGCAACCTAACTGAAGAGCAGCGTTTGGTGAACAAAGAAA ATGATATGGTGAGACTTGCTGCCACCAGGAAGCATGGTCGTGCTCACAGCTCTCAACCCATGAAGGCTGCTGAAGCTGCCCAAGGCTCAACTGGagaagcagagagcagcagcaggaaaagaaCTCAGCCGGCTATGTCACTTAGCCAGCGCAAGGAAAGACACAATAGCAAGGAGAGAGAACGCAG GAAGAGGATTCGTTTGTTCTGTGATGAGCTGAACGTGCTGGTGCCGTTCTGTGACTCAGATACAGATAAAGTCACCACCCTCCAGTGGACCACTGCCTTCCTCAGATACATCAACAAAACGTATGGAGATACTTTTAAAGAG GAGTTTCAGAAGTCCTTCATTGATGAGAAAGGACTCTTTCTTAAATCCGGCCCTTCAGTCCAGGACTTCAACCACCCAGAGATAGACAAGACAATGAGCATTCCTTTTGTGGTAGAACAATGA